From the genome of Psychrilyobacter atlanticus DSM 19335, one region includes:
- the mnmG gene encoding tRNA uridine-5-carboxymethylaminomethyl(34) synthesis enzyme MnmG has translation MNYDVIVVGGGHAGCEAALASARSGLKTALFTIYLDTIAMMSCNPSIGGPGKSHIVAEVDILGGEIGKHTDKYNLQLKHLNTSKGPAARITRGQADKYWYRVKMKEMIENTPNLDSIQGTIEDIIIENGQIKGVISDLGIKYGANSVILATGTFLKGRVVIGDVKYPAGRIGEKSAEKLSDALIKNGIILDRYQTATPPRLDMRTVDFSKMKEMHGEDNPKYFSLFTKKEKNNNAPTWLTYTTPETVKVAQDLLQYSPIVSGIIETHGPRHCPSLDRKVLNFPEKTNHQIFLELESKETNELYVNGLTTAMPPFAQEKMMRTIAGLENAKIMRYGYAVEYDYAPSYQLYPSLESKKIKNLYFAGQINGTSGYEEAAAQGFLAGVNASRKVLGKEPVIIDRTEGYLGVLVDDIIHKKTPEPYRVLPSRAEYRLTLRFDNAFMRLIDKAKEIGIVSEDKIKFLEEARETVKYEVERINQISISMKRANEVLESVDAKDRFGKGVKLSELLKQKEVTYDSLGLIIEIKELPVFVKNQIETIVKYNAFIEREKMQIEKFRKLESMKIPEGFKFETIAGLSNIARDGLEQIKPMSIGEATRISGVTGNDIAILITNLENIK, from the coding sequence ATGAATTATGATGTAATCGTTGTAGGTGGAGGACACGCTGGATGTGAAGCTGCACTAGCCTCAGCAAGATCAGGATTAAAAACAGCTCTATTTACAATATATTTAGATACCATAGCTATGATGTCGTGTAACCCTTCTATAGGTGGACCAGGAAAAAGTCATATAGTTGCAGAAGTAGATATATTAGGTGGAGAAATTGGAAAACATACCGATAAATATAATTTACAATTAAAACATTTAAATACCAGTAAAGGACCTGCAGCCAGGATTACTCGTGGACAGGCAGATAAATATTGGTATAGGGTAAAAATGAAAGAGATGATAGAAAATACTCCTAACTTAGATAGTATCCAAGGAACAATCGAGGACATTATTATTGAGAATGGACAAATAAAAGGTGTTATATCAGACCTAGGAATTAAATATGGAGCCAATTCAGTAATATTAGCAACAGGAACTTTCTTAAAGGGAAGAGTAGTTATTGGAGATGTAAAATATCCTGCAGGTAGGATAGGCGAGAAGTCTGCTGAAAAACTATCTGATGCATTGATTAAAAATGGAATAATACTGGATAGATATCAAACTGCTACTCCACCAAGATTAGATATGAGAACTGTGGATTTTAGCAAGATGAAGGAAATGCACGGAGAAGATAATCCAAAATATTTTTCATTGTTTACTAAGAAGGAAAAAAATAATAATGCACCTACATGGTTGACGTACACAACTCCTGAAACTGTAAAAGTAGCTCAAGATCTGTTACAGTATTCACCAATAGTAAGTGGGATTATAGAAACTCACGGGCCGAGACATTGCCCGTCACTAGATAGAAAAGTATTAAACTTCCCTGAGAAAACAAATCATCAAATTTTCTTGGAGTTGGAATCAAAAGAAACGAATGAACTTTATGTAAATGGTCTGACAACAGCTATGCCGCCATTTGCTCAAGAAAAGATGATGAGAACTATAGCAGGATTGGAAAATGCTAAAATAATGAGGTATGGTTATGCAGTAGAATATGACTATGCACCATCTTATCAATTATATCCTAGTTTAGAGAGTAAAAAGATAAAAAATCTTTATTTTGCAGGACAGATAAATGGAACTTCTGGATATGAAGAAGCTGCAGCTCAAGGATTTTTAGCAGGAGTGAATGCCAGTAGAAAAGTATTGGGGAAAGAACCTGTTATAATAGATAGAACAGAGGGTTACCTAGGGGTATTAGTCGATGATATAATCCATAAAAAAACTCCAGAACCATATAGAGTGTTACCGTCGAGAGCAGAATACAGATTAACTCTTAGATTTGACAATGCATTTATGAGATTAATAGACAAAGCTAAAGAGATAGGTATTGTTTCAGAGGACAAGATTAAATTTTTAGAGGAAGCTAGAGAGACGGTAAAATACGAAGTTGAAAGAATAAATCAAATAAGTATCTCCATGAAACGAGCAAATGAAGTTTTAGAAAGTGTAGATGCTAAGGATAGATTTGGTAAAGGGGTAAAATTATCTGAATTATTAAAACAAAAAGAAGTTACCTATGATTCTTTAGGATTAATTATAGAAATTAAAGAGTTGCCTGTATTTGTTAAAAATCAAATTGAAACTATAGTTAAGTACAATGCATTTATTGAAAGGGAAAAAATGCAAATAGAAAAATTTAGAAAATTAGAGAGTATGAAAATACCAGAAGGATTTAAATTTGAAACTATAGCAGGGTTATCTAATATAGCTAGAGATGGATTAGAGCAAATAAAACCTATGTCTATTGGAGAAGCTACAAGGATAAGTGGAGTAACTGGAAATGATATAGCAATACTTATTACAAATTTAGAGAATATCAAATAA
- a CDS encoding cation:proton antiporter has protein sequence MLNVLVSFLILFVGGVIVGKLVEKLYLPKLIGMIAFGCLANVYLKIIDPVALEFGGVLKNLALVVVLLIAGLGIRKKQIKKVGRPAVLLSLIPVSVEGLMVMYLSIKILGLPTIQAGILGFIIAAVSPAVLVPAMVDLIKRGLGEKKAIPQMLLTGASADDSVAIAMFTSFMGMYLGTSGGILKNLITIPISTVIGIVVGVLVAIIAGEISKKIKSEIFQTILVGGMAVGMRIIETTYHLRYFNSLLGIMVVGYVITNYYEWLGNNIMDGLGKAWSIGAVFLFTLVGTAIDPSLVGNIFYIGSMIVFISLIVRSIGVLIALIGTDLNMKERLFCVIAYLPKATVQSAKAGIPLQMGVVGGELIQAMAILSVIITAPVGAIGIRLSADKLLEK, from the coding sequence ATGTTAAATGTTTTGGTTTCGTTTTTAATTTTATTTGTAGGTGGAGTGATAGTTGGTAAATTAGTTGAAAAATTATATCTGCCCAAATTAATAGGTATGATTGCATTTGGTTGTTTAGCAAATGTATATCTAAAAATAATAGATCCTGTAGCCTTAGAGTTTGGAGGTGTTTTAAAAAATCTAGCTTTGGTTGTAGTACTATTGATAGCAGGTTTAGGTATAAGAAAAAAACAAATAAAAAAAGTTGGTAGACCAGCGGTATTACTCAGTTTGATACCTGTATCTGTAGAGGGATTGATGGTTATGTATTTATCTATAAAGATATTAGGCTTACCAACAATACAAGCTGGGATATTAGGATTTATAATAGCAGCAGTGAGTCCGGCAGTATTAGTTCCTGCTATGGTGGATCTAATAAAGAGAGGTTTAGGAGAAAAAAAAGCTATACCTCAAATGCTGCTCACAGGAGCTTCTGCAGATGATAGTGTGGCTATTGCGATGTTTACATCTTTCATGGGGATGTATTTAGGTACCAGTGGTGGTATATTAAAAAATTTAATAACTATACCAATCTCTACAGTAATAGGAATAGTAGTAGGAGTTTTAGTAGCTATAATAGCTGGAGAAATTTCTAAAAAAATAAAATCTGAGATCTTCCAAACTATATTAGTAGGAGGAATGGCAGTTGGAATGAGGATAATTGAAACTACATATCATCTGAGATACTTTAATTCACTTTTAGGGATAATGGTAGTAGGTTATGTAATAACTAACTATTATGAGTGGTTAGGAAACAATATAATGGATGGATTAGGAAAGGCTTGGTCTATTGGAGCAGTATTTTTATTTACATTAGTAGGAACAGCTATAGATCCTTCACTTGTTGGAAATATATTCTATATAGGTAGTATGATAGTTTTTATATCTCTTATAGTAAGGTCAATTGGTGTATTAATAGCTTTAATAGGTACAGATTTAAATATGAAAGAAAGATTGTTCTGTGTAATAGCTTATCTACCTAAAGCAACGGTTCAATCAGCTAAAGCCGGTATACCACTTCAAATGGGTGTTGTAGGAGGAGAGTTAATACAAGCCATGGCAATTTTAAGTGTAATCATAACAGCGCCAGTAGGAGCTATTGGAATAAGGTTAAGTGCAGATAAATTATTGGAAAAATAA